The proteins below come from a single Ictidomys tridecemlineatus isolate mIctTri1 chromosome 8, mIctTri1.hap1, whole genome shotgun sequence genomic window:
- the Asf1a gene encoding histone chaperone ASF1A has translation MAKVQVNNVVVLDNPSPFYNPFQFEITFECIEDLSEDLEWKIIYVGSAESEEYDQVLDSVLVGPVPAGRHMFVFQADAPNPGLIPDADAVGVTVVLITCTYRGQEFIRVGYYVNNEYTETELRENPPVKPDFSKLQRNILASNPRVTRFHINWEDNTEKLEDAESSNPNLQSLLSTDALPSASKGWSTSENSLNVMLESHMDCM, from the exons atggcaAAGGTTCAGGTGAACAATGTAGTGGTGCTGGATAACCCTTCTCCTTTCTACAACCCGTTCCAGTTCGAGATCACCTTCGAGTGCATCGAGGACCTGTCTGAAG ACTTGGAATGGAAAATTATCTATGTGGGCTCTGCAGAAAGTGAAGAATATGATCAAGTTTTAGACTCTGTTTTAGTGGGTCCTGTTCCTGCAGGAAGGCATATGTTTGTATTTCAG gctGATGCACCTAATCCAGGACTCATTCCAGATGCAGATGCCGTAGGTGTAACAGTTGTGCTAATTACTTGTACCTATCGAGGTCAAGAATTTATTAGAGTTGGCTATTATGTAAATAATGAATACACTGAGACAGAATTAAGGGAAAATCCACCAGTAAAACCAGACTTTTCTAAG CTTCAAAGGAATATTTTGGCATCTAATCCCAGGGTCACAAGATTCCACATTAACTGGGAAGATAACACAGAAAAACTGGAagatgcagagagcagtaatCCAAATCTACAGTCACTTCTTTCAACAGATGCATTACCTTCAGCATCAAAGGGATGGTCCACGTCAGAAAACTCACTAAATGTCATGTTAGAATCCCACATGGACTGCATGTGA